GCCGATTACCTGCTTAAGCCTATCAAAAAACAAGATTTGGAACAGACGCTGGAAAAAATGATTGCACGTCACCAGCTTGAGGAAAACCAACAGAAAGTCTCAAGCCTCCTTTTGCAGGAAGTTGAGCAAGGCAAAGAACAGAAAAGGCAGCAGGCCATGCATGAGCTGCTACAGAAAAATGATCCGTTCCCCTTGTCAGCCTGTTTTACTTTTTCCCAGCAGAATAGGGTCTTCGCCATCAAGATCGATTACTCGCTGTCCCAGGATGCAGGCCCCATCCTCCGAGACAAGGTAGAAGAGTTTGCCTGCCGCGAGGGCCTCTCCATTTTCACCGATATGCTTGTCACGCTATTGGACAATACTATCTATCTTCTGATTTCCTACCCAAAGGCAATTGAAGATTCGGTTATGAACAAGACAACCTATCTCCTCTCTTTTTTGAAAACACAGGCTGAGATATTCCAAGGGATTGCCTTCACCATCGGAGTAGGGCTTGCATTCCCTTTCTACAAGGAAGTACCTCTTTCTCTCCTTTCTGCAAAACAGGCTCTCAGTAGGAGATTGCAAGAAGGTACCATGGACCGATATGTGGCCACCATGGTTGAACCGGTGATTGAAATGGTAGAGACCGAACCGTTTTTCTCTTCCATCGAGATAGCCTATGCCCAAGGCTCCCTTGAGAAACTGCAGGATAGTTGCACCGCTTTGCTCGTAGGTCTCAGCCAAGGCAATCTTTCCCCCTATGCCTATGAGCAAACCTTACTAGCATGCTATGAGCGCCAGTGCCTTTTCATCAGGCAACAGAAAAACCTTGAAGTTACTGCACAAAACGAGATTGAAAAGGGGTTCTTCCTTTTGAAGAATGCACGGAGTATGCAGGCACTGGACAAGGCTTTTTGTATTTCTACTGAGAACCTCTTCACCTTTTTTGAGGAACAGAACCAGGCAACCATTGCGAAACCCATACGCCTGGCCCAACAAATAATTGCAAGGGAATTCGCAAATGAAATGCTCTCCCTTGAGTCAATAAGCGACCAGGTCAATCTCAACAGCTCCTATTTCAGTGCCCTTTTCAAGAAAAACTGCTCCATCGGGTTTGCTGAATATCTTCAGGATATCAGAATAAAGAATGCAAAGAAGCTATTGGCCGAAAGCAACCTTACCATAGCGGAAATAGCACAAAAAGTAGGGTACCGTGACCCGAAGCATTTTGCGAAAGTATTCAAGAAGGCCTGTAAGATAAAACCGATTGAATTCAGGAAACTCTATGGCTAGACGAAAAACCTATCTGGTGACCAGACTTTTTTTTGTAGGCATGCTGTTCTTCTTCGATTCATTGGGATTGTTCATTTTGGCCTTCGGCTACAGAAGTGGTCGTTTCAGCAGCCTGTCATGGCTTGGAATACCGGTCATTCTGTTTTTCCTCAGCCTGCTAACCCTGTATTATTGGGTCTATTTGCCCTATAAAACCACGAAGCATATTCTTTTGCTGTTTTCAACAGGGTATACTTTTGAAAGCATCATCGACAAACGGTGCCCGATAAACAAGGAAATGGAAGAAGTCGATGCCAAGCTCCATTCCCTGTTGAATACCGATCAGTTGATGAATGCCAGCAAGCGGCAGGCACAGTTTCTGGCTCTTCAGAACCAGATAAACCCACACTTCTTATACAACACCTTGGAGGGTATTCGCTCTGAGGCTCTCTTTGCAGGATTGACTTCGGTAGCCTCCATGACGGAAGCCCTTTCCACCTTCTTCAGGTATACTATCAGCAATGTCGAGAATCTCGTAACCTTGGAACAGGAACTGGAAAATACGGAAAACTATTTTTTCATCCAGCAATTCAGGTTCGGTAACCGTCTGAAACTCTCTGTCACCATGGCTGAGGAAGACAAGAAAGAGGTCATGCAATATAGAATTCCGAAACTCACCCTCCAACCGATTGTCGAGAATTGCATCATCCACGGACTCGAATGCAAAGTCGGGGAAGGTGTTTTGAGGATCCATATCGAGACAACCCAATCAAGATTGCTTGTCACGGTAAGCGATGACGGGGTAGGCATGGGGCAACAGGTGCTACAGGCCATGAACCATAATTTGTCTGTGCGCAGCCTTGATTACGTGAAACACGATGAGTTGCACGGGGGCATTGCGCTGGTGAATGTAAACAACCGGATAAAATTGTTGTTTGGGGAACAATACGGACTCACGGTCACCAGCCAGGTGGGGGTCGGAACCGATGTCCTGATCGTATTGCCACGTAGTATCCAGGAAGGCGAAACCACATGAAAGAGGAGATTCTCAGACTCGAACAGGTTTCTTTGCCACCGTATCTCTTTGATATCAACCTGCATCTCAACAAAGGGGAAATCGTTGCCTTGATAGGGATAAATGCCCTTGGTATCGAACAGCTGCTGACCATCATGTGCCAAAATATCCCGATCCATTACGGCCATGTCTATTGCCAGGACAAGTTGGTCAACGATTACCTGTCCAGCAGCAAAAAGAAGAACAGGGTTGTCGTAATACAGAAGGAGTCGATGCTCATCGATTCAATGACTGTAGAGGAGAATCTGTTTGTCGTCAGGAATAATTTCCAAAAACATCTGGTCAATTACCGGGTTCTCTACGGACAACTGCAAATCCTTCTCAGGCCCTTTGGCATTGAACTTGCACAAAAAACCCTTGCAAAGGACCTCAGTTCCTATGAACGGTTGGTCGTACAATTCGTAAAGGCGAGCATATGCAAGGCAAACCTAATCATTCTCAAGGATATTACCAACTTTGTCAGCGAGGTAGACCTCAACAGGCTCTATGGGGTGCTCCAGTTTTTCAAAGACCAAGGGATGACCTTTCTCTATGTCTGCAACCACCACCAGGAAGCATTCCGGTTCTGTTCAAGGTGCTATCTCATGCAGGAAGGTCGTATTGTCAAACACTTGTTTCCCTACCAGATGAACGATGAAGTGATTTCCCATTACAGCAATGTCTTTGAGGAACGGGTAGAAAGTGAACAGAGACAAAAACAATATGACTCCTCAAGATTGACCGATTCTTCCGCACTCGTCTGCAAAAACCTTGTATATGGCAACATTGCAGGACTGGAACTAACCATCCACCAAGGGGAGACGGTGGTATTGCTGGATAATGAGAACCTTATCATAGATGATTTGTTTACGCTTCTCAAAGGTATGGATGTCAGCAAGAACGGGGTTCTCCTGGTTAATGGCCATCTTCCGGCTAAAAACGACCGTGAAGTTGCCCTCATTGACGTAAAACCTGACAAAACCCTCCTTTTTCCCCAGTTATCGGTTTTGGATAATATCTGTTTCACTGCCGACCACAAGATAAAGCATCTCTGGCTTGACCATGTCAAAAAGAAGTCTATCGCAAAGGAACTGTACCCTGTCTTGGGCAAATCAATATACAAACCTTCCCTGTACGGCCTTGAAAGGGATGCCCTGTACAGAATTGTGTACCAGCGGATAATTTTACAGAAACCTTCCTTTGTATGCGTGGTTCAGCCATTTGCCTCGGTTGATATGTACCAGAGAATCCAACTGATTTCCTATTTCGACATGTTCCGCCAAAAAGGGATTGCCGTATTGGTCTTGGCTGTTTCGCTTTCCGATACGCTGCAGATAGCCGACCGGCTCATTGTTGTCAAAGGGGGTAGGGCAGAAAGTCAGTCACTTCGACGTGAGTTCTCCCAATACATTGGCATTGCGGGTTCAGTTCCTGCAAAACCCAAAGAATGAACAACCTTTTCCAAACTTTTTTACCCTAGCGCCCCTATCCATTCAATGTGACACTTGTTGCAGGGGGAGGAAAGGCATGGAAGACCAGAACAACATCGTAACGATGGAACATATCACAAAGACATTTCCTGGCGTAAAAGCCCTTGATGATGTTTCTTTCCATCTCTCTTGCGGGGAAGTAATGGCTCTGTTGGGAGAGAATGGAGCGGGAAAATCTACACTCATGAAAATACTCAGTGGTGTATATACCCGCGATAGCGGATCGATCAAATTATTTGGAACCGAAGTTGAAGGTGACCTGACTCCCAAAAAAGCCCAGAAGCTCGGGGTGGCAATCATTCACCAGGAATTGAATATGTGTGCCCATCTCACAGTTGCAGAGAATATTTTCCTCGGGAAGGAAATTGTCAAAGGAAGAATACTGAGCAACCAAGAGATGAACAGGCAAGCCAAGGAAGTTCTCGATTCATTGAGAATCGACATTGACCCCCAGACCATCGTCGGCACCTTGGCAGTGTCGAAACAGCAGATGGTCGAGATAGCGAAGGCCCTGCAGGCAGAGGCAAAGGTCCTGATCATGGACGAACCAACCAGCGCCCTTACCAGCAAGGAAATCAACCAGTTGTTTTCCCTGATCAGGGAATTGAAGGCTAAAGGCTGTGCTATCGTTTACATCAGTCACCGGCTTGAAGAATTGCAGCACATCGTTGACCGGGTAACCATCATGCGTGACGGCAAGTTCATTATTGAAAATGATTTCCATTCTATGTCCATGGATAAAATCATTTCCTATATGGTTGGTCGCGAGATTAAAGAAAAATTTCCAAGGGTCACAACCGAGAAGAAAGAAAAAATTTTGTCTATCAAGAACCTGAATGCCGGAAAAATGGTACGCAATGTATCCTTGGATGTCTATAAGGGGGAGATTCTCGGGATTGCGGGCCTCATGGGAGCAGGAAGGACTGAGACCACAAGAGCTATCTTTGGCGTAGACAAGAAGGAAAGTGGGGAAATTGAACTGGAAGGGAAACAAGTTTCCATCTCCTGTCCTGACGATGCAATCAAAGAAGGAATCGTCTTGGTCCCCGAAGACAGGAAGCGTGACGGCCTGTGTACCAAACTTTCGGTACGCGAAAACGTAGCCCTTCCCAACCTCGATGTCATTTGCAATAAATTGGGAGTTATCAACCGAAAAAGAGAAAGGGAAATTGCCGATAAGGCAATTTCAGATTTGCATATAAAACTCCCTACCAGGGAGGTAAATGCATCCTCGCTCTCGGGGGGAAACCAACAGAAAGTAGTCGTAGGGAAATGGCTTGCCAGAGACAGCAAAGTAGTTATGTTTGATGAACCGACCCGTGGCATCGATGTTGCTGCAAAGGTAGAGATCTATCATTTGATGAACCAACTCAAGCAACAAGGGATCGGCGTATTGTTTGTTTCCAGTGAGATGCCTGAGATTATGGGTGTATCGGACCGGATTATCGTTATGTGTGATGGTAGGGTAACTGGTGAACTGATGCGTTCTGAGGCTACCCAGGAAAAAATCCTTGCGTATGCGACCAAATTCGAAAACAAATTCGAAAATGAAAACTTATAGGGTAGTATAAATGGAAAGGGAAAGAAGGAATCCGGTTAAAAAAGTATTGGCTATTCGGGGAATTGGACAGGTCCTCACGGTTACCGTAGGGTTGATTGTCCTGTATGTTGTATTCGGAATAATGAATCCGGTGTTTTTCTCATCCAGGAACATCGCAAACCTGCTTAGGCAGATTGCCCCTATACTTCTTATAGGTATAGGCCAGTCTTATGTCCTGATTACCGGAAATATCGACCTGTCAATCGGCTCTGTCGTCGGTATGAGTTGTATGATCAGCGCGACAATGATGACAAAAGGTGCAAACCCGATTGTTGCAGTCATCATTACCATGATCTGCTGCCTGGCCATTGGCCTTGCAAACGGATTGTTGGTCTCCTTTGCCAAATTGCCACCATTCATTGCAACTCTCGGTACCATGACCATTGCAAGGGGAATAGCCCAGATTGCAAACAACAATTACAACACAGACAGCATCGGGGAAGCAGCCCAGGGGTTCAGGGATTTCTTCTACTACGGCAAAACCATGGGATTGTACAATACTATCTGGATAGCAGCGGTGCTTTGGATCATCTTTAATTTCATTTTGAATAGGACAAAAAGCGGCCGTCATATCTATGCAATCGGTTCCAATCTGGAAGCGGCAAGGCTGAGTGGTGTCAATGTCATCTCGGCAACGAAT
The sequence above is a segment of the Sphaerochaeta pleomorpha str. Grapes genome. Coding sequences within it:
- a CDS encoding response regulator transcription factor; the protein is MASMKVMVCDDEEKVCNLICALIDWDRLGLILCGTAFDGLSALSLIAEQKPDLVITDIRMPGLDGLQLIRQAKELRENLEFIIISGHRQFDYAQTAIKYGVADYLLKPIKKQDLEQTLEKMIARHQLEENQQKVSSLLLQEVEQGKEQKRQQAMHELLQKNDPFPLSACFTFSQQNRVFAIKIDYSLSQDAGPILRDKVEEFACREGLSIFTDMLVTLLDNTIYLLISYPKAIEDSVMNKTTYLLSFLKTQAEIFQGIAFTIGVGLAFPFYKEVPLSLLSAKQALSRRLQEGTMDRYVATMVEPVIEMVETEPFFSSIEIAYAQGSLEKLQDSCTALLVGLSQGNLSPYAYEQTLLACYERQCLFIRQQKNLEVTAQNEIEKGFFLLKNARSMQALDKAFCISTENLFTFFEEQNQATIAKPIRLAQQIIAREFANEMLSLESISDQVNLNSSYFSALFKKNCSIGFAEYLQDIRIKNAKKLLAESNLTIAEIAQKVGYRDPKHFAKVFKKACKIKPIEFRKLYG
- a CDS encoding sensor histidine kinase codes for the protein MARRKTYLVTRLFFVGMLFFFDSLGLFILAFGYRSGRFSSLSWLGIPVILFFLSLLTLYYWVYLPYKTTKHILLLFSTGYTFESIIDKRCPINKEMEEVDAKLHSLLNTDQLMNASKRQAQFLALQNQINPHFLYNTLEGIRSEALFAGLTSVASMTEALSTFFRYTISNVENLVTLEQELENTENYFFIQQFRFGNRLKLSVTMAEEDKKEVMQYRIPKLTLQPIVENCIIHGLECKVGEGVLRIHIETTQSRLLVTVSDDGVGMGQQVLQAMNHNLSVRSLDYVKHDELHGGIALVNVNNRIKLLFGEQYGLTVTSQVGVGTDVLIVLPRSIQEGETT
- a CDS encoding ATP-binding cassette domain-containing protein, giving the protein MKEEILRLEQVSLPPYLFDINLHLNKGEIVALIGINALGIEQLLTIMCQNIPIHYGHVYCQDKLVNDYLSSSKKKNRVVVIQKESMLIDSMTVEENLFVVRNNFQKHLVNYRVLYGQLQILLRPFGIELAQKTLAKDLSSYERLVVQFVKASICKANLIILKDITNFVSEVDLNRLYGVLQFFKDQGMTFLYVCNHHQEAFRFCSRCYLMQEGRIVKHLFPYQMNDEVISHYSNVFEERVESEQRQKQYDSSRLTDSSALVCKNLVYGNIAGLELTIHQGETVVLLDNENLIIDDLFTLLKGMDVSKNGVLLVNGHLPAKNDREVALIDVKPDKTLLFPQLSVLDNICFTADHKIKHLWLDHVKKKSIAKELYPVLGKSIYKPSLYGLERDALYRIVYQRIILQKPSFVCVVQPFASVDMYQRIQLISYFDMFRQKGIAVLVLAVSLSDTLQIADRLIVVKGGRAESQSLRREFSQYIGIAGSVPAKPKE
- a CDS encoding sugar ABC transporter ATP-binding protein, which codes for MEDQNNIVTMEHITKTFPGVKALDDVSFHLSCGEVMALLGENGAGKSTLMKILSGVYTRDSGSIKLFGTEVEGDLTPKKAQKLGVAIIHQELNMCAHLTVAENIFLGKEIVKGRILSNQEMNRQAKEVLDSLRIDIDPQTIVGTLAVSKQQMVEIAKALQAEAKVLIMDEPTSALTSKEINQLFSLIRELKAKGCAIVYISHRLEELQHIVDRVTIMRDGKFIIENDFHSMSMDKIISYMVGREIKEKFPRVTTEKKEKILSIKNLNAGKMVRNVSLDVYKGEILGIAGLMGAGRTETTRAIFGVDKKESGEIELEGKQVSISCPDDAIKEGIVLVPEDRKRDGLCTKLSVRENVALPNLDVICNKLGVINRKREREIADKAISDLHIKLPTREVNASSLSGGNQQKVVVGKWLARDSKVVMFDEPTRGIDVAAKVEIYHLMNQLKQQGIGVLFVSSEMPEIMGVSDRIIVMCDGRVTGELMRSEATQEKILAYATKFENKFENENL
- a CDS encoding ABC transporter permease gives rise to the protein MERERRNPVKKVLAIRGIGQVLTVTVGLIVLYVVFGIMNPVFFSSRNIANLLRQIAPILLIGIGQSYVLITGNIDLSIGSVVGMSCMISATMMTKGANPIVAVIITMICCLAIGLANGLLVSFAKLPPFIATLGTMTIARGIAQIANNNYNTDSIGEAAQGFRDFFYYGKTMGLYNTIWIAAVLWIIFNFILNRTKSGRHIYAIGSNLEAARLSGVNVISATNKAYLVSAFVSCVVGLITSATSGMGTMDAGNSYELYAVAASVIGGVSTLGGQGLLFGTVIGASIWGVLQNGLQFAGAPVAIRNIVIGIIVVVSVLLDVIVRSGKGTRKKKATASM